Part of the Faecalibacterium duncaniae genome, TTTACTTTGATTGTGCAAATGTAAAACTCTGTAATTCATTTATACCACGCAAGCAAGCGAATGTCAACGATAATTCATAGTATATATCAAGAAATACTGTGGATTTGTACAGATGCACAAATTCGAAAGTGCGCAAATATGCAAAATGATGATTTGCATTTTTACGTTTGACTAATTTGTGCATTTGCACTATACTGGAGTCATAGAACAAGATCCGTCACCAGACTTTATCGATAAAAGAGGGAACATCCGCCTCTATACTGTAAAGAAAGAGGATGACTTATGACAACCAAGGTCACCATTCAGGATATTGCAAACGAACTGCAGCTTTCCCGCAACACAGTTTCAAAGGCCATCAACAACACCGGTGTGCTGGCAGATGCCACACGGGAGAAGATCCTGCGCAAAGCCGCCGAAATGGGCTATAAGCAGTTCGCCTATCTGCCGCTGTTTCAGGAAGACGCTGCAAAAACAGCAGCGCCTTCCATTCTGCCGAGTGACAAACGGGAGATCGCCATGCTGACGACCCGGTTTCTGAACAGCTCTCACTTTTCCTCCACGATGCTGGATCGTTTCCAGTCGGAAATCGACCATCTGCATAGCTGCATGACCATTCATCGCATTTCTCTCATAGAGCTGAAAGAGAAAAAACTTCCATCTTCTCTCAACATCCAGCGCACAGCCGGCATCATCTGCTTTGAAGTATTCGACTATGACTACGCACAGATGTTGTGCGATCTGGATGTTCCGCTGCTGTTTGTAGACAGCCCTGTGATGAATATGCGTCCTCCTCTTAAAGCTGACCGCCTTTATATGGAAAACCGCATTGAGATCCAGAATGCGGTGACCCACATGGTCCAGCGCGGCAAAAAACGCATCAGCTTTGCGGGGGATAAAAACCACTGTCAGTCCTTCTTTGAGCGTTATATGGCTTATAGGGATGCAGTGGAGCACTTTGGTCTGACAGAGGGCCTGAGCACCTGTGCGATGCCATCTGGACAGCAGAACTATCCGGTATCCCTGTACGAAACCATCCGTCGGTTCAAAACGATGCCGGATGCCTTTGTCTGCGCCAATGACTTTGTTGCCATGGATCTGGTCAAGGCATTGGATGAGCTGGGGTATTCGGTTCCCGATGATATCTGGGTCTGCGGTTTCGATGACAGTCAGGAGGCTTCCTACTTTGCCCCCCGTCTGACTTCGATCCATATCCATGGACAGATCATGGGCTACACCGCTGCCAATCTGCTTATGACCCGCATCGAAGAGCCATCGCTGAACTATCGCACCGTCTATACGGAAACCAACCTGATCCTGCGCGAATCCACAGGAGATTGAGCGAAAGGAGAACCCCCATGCGTGACCTGTGCAATACGGACAAGCCGCTGTTTGCTGTGCTGACGAAATTGACTTACAGTGCTTACCTGAACATCTTATGGCTCGTGTGCAGCCTGCCCATCGTTACCATAGGAGCTTCTACGACCGCATTGTTCTACGTCACGCTCAAAATGGCGGAAGATCGGGACGATGGTCTGACCCGGATGTTTTTTAAGGCGTTCCGGGAAAATTTTAAGCCTGCCACAAAACTCTGGCTGATCCTGCTGGCAGTCGGCAGTTTCCTGGCTGCGGATGGCTTTGTGCTGCGCCGAATGTGGAGCGAAAACATTTTCTGGACGCTGCTCACTGCAGTGCTTATTGGTGCGGCAGTTCTGTACGGCATCGTTCTGCTGTATGCCTTTCCTCTGCTGGCACGGTTTGAAAACACCACCTTCGGCATCCTGAAAACAGCGTTTCTCGTGGGTGTCCGGTATCTGTTTTGCACCCTGCTGATGGCGGCGATCTATGGCATCATGGGGTACGTCATAGTGTTTGTGTTCACGCCTGCATTCCTGCTGGGCATGGGCTTCTGCGCCATGCTCTGCTCCTTTCTGATGCTTCGGATCCTCTATCTGATCGGTGGAGACCCTGATGCAGTACACGAGGAATACGACCATGACGAAAACTGACCGGGATACGCTCCGCTCCCTCCATGGGCGCAAAAAGTGGGAGCACATCTGGGCATATTACAAGCTGCCCATTGCGATCGTGCTCATCATCGTCTATATCCTTGGCTATGCAGCCTACCGTCATGTGACGAAAAAAGAGGATGTGCTTTACCTTGGTCTGGTAAATATCACTGCCGGGTCTGATCTGACGGAACAGCTTACCACCGGCTTTGCCGAGGCGCAGGGTTTGACCAAAAAGCAACAGGTCGATCTGCTGTCCGGCTTGCTGCTCAGCGAAAGCGAACGCGCAGAGGAGCAGTATGTATATGCTTCGGAGATGAAGCTGCTGGGTGCAGTCAGTGCCCAGCGGTTAGATGTTGTTCTGATGGACGAATATGCACGGGATCGACTGTTGGCAGATGATTATTTTCTCGATCTGCGGACACTGGATGCGTCTTTCCATGCACTGCCGGGTCTGAACGCCGGTGGGACCGTGCTGGATATTTCGGACACGCCGTTTGTCAGGCAGGCAGGTTTTTCTGGCAAGGTCTATCTTGGGGTAGTGCAGAATGCACCGCACCCGGAGCGTGCAGCCGCTTACATTCATTATCTGTTCCAGCGGTGATCGTT contains:
- a CDS encoding LacI family DNA-binding transcriptional regulator; translation: MTTKVTIQDIANELQLSRNTVSKAINNTGVLADATREKILRKAAEMGYKQFAYLPLFQEDAAKTAAPSILPSDKREIAMLTTRFLNSSHFSSTMLDRFQSEIDHLHSCMTIHRISLIELKEKKLPSSLNIQRTAGIICFEVFDYDYAQMLCDLDVPLLFVDSPVMNMRPPLKADRLYMENRIEIQNAVTHMVQRGKKRISFAGDKNHCQSFFERYMAYRDAVEHFGLTEGLSTCAMPSGQQNYPVSLYETIRRFKTMPDAFVCANDFVAMDLVKALDELGYSVPDDIWVCGFDDSQEASYFAPRLTSIHIHGQIMGYTAANLLMTRIEEPSLNYRTVYTETNLILRESTGD
- a CDS encoding YesL family protein, with translation MRDLCNTDKPLFAVLTKLTYSAYLNILWLVCSLPIVTIGASTTALFYVTLKMAEDRDDGLTRMFFKAFRENFKPATKLWLILLAVGSFLAADGFVLRRMWSENIFWTLLTAVLIGAAVLYGIVLLYAFPLLARFENTTFGILKTAFLVGVRYLFCTLLMAAIYGIMGYVIVFVFTPAFLLGMGFCAMLCSFLMLRILYLIGGDPDAVHEEYDHDEN